The following proteins are co-located in the Micromonospora viridifaciens genome:
- the lgt gene encoding prolipoprotein diacylglyceryl transferase: MTLAPMTPLAALPSPSTAVWQVGPFPIRAYALCIIVGIMVACVVTEHRLRRRGVAPGAVLDIAIWAVPAGIIGARIYHVITSPEKYFGAGGQPLKAFAIWEGGLGIWGAVAGGAIGAWIAARQLGIPLVVVADALAPGLPVAQAVGRLGNWFNNELYGGPTSLPWGLQVHVMDRDNPGHALRDDAGNPVLEPGLYHPAFLYEALWNVGVAGLVLALDRKLRLGRGRAFALYVMGYTAGRFWIEMMRTDEANHILGLRLNVWTAALVFLGALVYFVRVRGPREYLVPIGAPAAPVPPAGGDVSQVDLAAAEAGPRQVAPEGYRVVDEEQFRAYRQTGTLPDEEPAAADEQPAMPDEEPAAADAATTPADADATASARDRDS, encoded by the coding sequence GTGACCCTCGCCCCGATGACCCCACTGGCGGCCCTGCCCAGCCCAAGCACCGCCGTCTGGCAGGTCGGACCGTTTCCGATCCGTGCGTACGCGCTCTGCATCATCGTCGGCATCATGGTGGCCTGCGTGGTCACCGAGCACCGGCTGCGCCGGCGCGGCGTCGCTCCCGGCGCGGTGCTCGACATCGCCATCTGGGCGGTGCCGGCCGGCATCATCGGCGCGCGGATCTACCACGTGATCACCTCGCCCGAGAAGTACTTCGGCGCCGGGGGCCAGCCGCTCAAGGCGTTCGCCATCTGGGAGGGCGGCCTCGGCATCTGGGGCGCGGTCGCCGGCGGCGCGATCGGCGCCTGGATCGCCGCCCGGCAGCTCGGCATCCCGCTCGTGGTGGTGGCCGACGCGCTGGCGCCGGGCCTGCCGGTGGCCCAGGCGGTCGGCCGGCTCGGCAACTGGTTCAACAACGAGTTGTACGGCGGTCCCACCAGCCTGCCCTGGGGTCTCCAGGTGCACGTGATGGACCGGGACAATCCCGGCCACGCGTTGCGCGACGACGCCGGTAACCCCGTCCTCGAGCCGGGCCTCTACCACCCGGCCTTCCTCTACGAGGCGCTCTGGAACGTCGGCGTCGCCGGCCTCGTCCTCGCCCTCGACCGGAAGCTGCGGCTCGGCCGGGGCCGGGCCTTCGCCCTCTACGTCATGGGCTACACCGCGGGCCGGTTCTGGATCGAGATGATGCGCACCGACGAGGCCAACCACATCCTGGGTCTGCGCCTCAACGTGTGGACCGCGGCCCTGGTCTTCCTCGGCGCGCTGGTCTACTTCGTGCGGGTCCGCGGCCCCCGCGAGTACCTGGTCCCGATCGGCGCCCCGGCCGCCCCGGTACCGCCCGCCGGCGGCGACGTGTCGCAGGTCGACCTCGCCGCCGCGGAGGCCGGGCCGCGCCAGGTCGCGCCGGAGGGCTACCGGGTGGTCGACGAGGAACAGTTCCGCGCGTACCGGCAGACCGGCACGCTCCCCGACGAGGAGCCGGCGGCGGCCGACGAGCAGCCGGCGATGCCGGACGAGGAGCCGGCGGCGGCCGACGCCGCCACCACCCCGGCGGACGCCGACGCCACGGCGTCCGCGCGCGACCGGGACAGCTGA
- a CDS encoding NUDIX hydrolase yields the protein MSALTWAVAAVVTDQAGRVLLCRRSGGGRWALPGGRLRRDESPLPAAVRTVRAETGWQVELVDLVGLYRLGDHAGPPPPAGRCGAPPDVLVHVFRARIRGNGPAGSPLGGCQPGWHAPDGLPEELTPTTRAALADALAGRSGVLRETPPESVPAGRDGGTESAGGGGAPPGQRTTDPLGAGQPCP from the coding sequence ATGAGCGCGCTCACCTGGGCGGTTGCCGCGGTCGTCACCGACCAGGCCGGCCGGGTGCTGCTCTGCCGGCGCTCGGGCGGCGGGCGCTGGGCGTTGCCGGGCGGGCGGCTGCGCCGCGACGAGAGCCCGCTCCCCGCCGCGGTGCGTACGGTCCGGGCGGAGACCGGTTGGCAGGTCGAGCTGGTCGACCTGGTGGGTCTCTACCGGCTCGGCGACCACGCCGGGCCCCCGCCACCGGCCGGCCGCTGCGGGGCGCCACCGGACGTGCTGGTGCACGTGTTCCGGGCCCGGATCCGGGGGAACGGGCCGGCGGGCAGCCCGCTGGGCGGGTGCCAGCCGGGCTGGCACGCACCGGACGGGCTGCCGGAGGAGCTGACCCCGACCACCCGGGCCGCTCTCGCCGACGCCCTCGCCGGCCGGTCGGGCGTGTTGCGGGAAACGCCACCGGAGAGCGTGCCGGCCGGCCGGGACGGCGGGACGGAGTCGGCCGGGGGCGGGGGCGCGCCGCCCGGACAGCGGACCACCGACCCGCTTGGGGCCGGCCAGCCGTGCCCCTGA
- a CDS encoding FAD-dependent oxidoreductase, with protein MRTAVVVGAGLGGLAVAGTLARSGWRVTLLERADRVRPEPTAVVLWPNGVRALRALGLGAGLDAIATPLPDGGVRRPDGHWLVQPRPTPAERTPVVVHREDLHDALIAGLGDQVELRTGVTVRTVRAVPGERPTVGDGRHTVTADLVVAADGTDSEIRRQLAPEATVVSSGCAAWRAVIPWYRAPKLPDDQPVHGETLGAGYRFVAASLGERGTADASRRGGIYWMATAAGAPRPEPPETQLALLKRWYAGWPAPIAELLDATEAADLVQQEIRELRPLPRAYGFPAGPGGVVLLGDAAHAMPPHLGQGACLAFEDAATLSSLLRESRLPDAVAAYDRLRRPRAATMVRQTRRMSAVLRARGRLALRARDAALGTISPRLRNTAAAAAVSWHPPA; from the coding sequence ATGCGTACCGCGGTGGTGGTCGGCGCCGGCCTCGGCGGCCTGGCGGTGGCCGGCACGCTGGCCCGCTCCGGGTGGCGGGTCACCCTCCTCGAACGGGCCGACCGAGTCCGCCCGGAGCCGACCGCCGTCGTGCTCTGGCCCAACGGGGTACGCGCGCTGCGCGCCCTCGGCCTCGGCGCCGGGCTGGACGCGATCGCCACCCCGCTCCCCGACGGCGGGGTACGCCGTCCCGACGGGCACTGGCTGGTGCAGCCCCGCCCCACCCCGGCGGAGCGGACGCCGGTGGTGGTGCACCGCGAGGACCTGCACGACGCGCTCATCGCCGGCCTGGGTGACCAGGTGGAGCTACGGACCGGGGTGACCGTGCGGACCGTGCGGGCGGTCCCCGGGGAGCGCCCCACGGTCGGTGACGGCCGGCACACCGTGACCGCGGATCTGGTGGTCGCGGCCGACGGCACCGACAGCGAGATCCGCCGGCAGCTCGCCCCGGAGGCGACGGTGGTCAGCTCCGGCTGCGCCGCCTGGCGGGCGGTCATCCCCTGGTACCGGGCCCCGAAGCTGCCCGACGACCAGCCCGTGCACGGGGAGACGCTGGGCGCCGGCTACCGCTTCGTGGCCGCCTCGCTCGGCGAGCGAGGCACCGCCGATGCCTCCCGCCGGGGCGGCATCTACTGGATGGCCACCGCCGCCGGCGCGCCCCGCCCGGAGCCGCCGGAGACCCAGCTCGCCCTGCTCAAGCGCTGGTACGCGGGCTGGCCCGCGCCGATCGCCGAGCTGCTCGACGCCACCGAGGCGGCCGACCTGGTGCAGCAGGAGATCCGCGAGCTGCGGCCGCTGCCCCGGGCGTACGGCTTCCCGGCCGGGCCGGGCGGGGTGGTGCTGCTCGGTGACGCCGCGCACGCCATGCCGCCGCACCTCGGGCAGGGCGCCTGCCTCGCCTTCGAGGACGCCGCCACGCTCTCCTCGCTGCTGCGCGAGTCGCGGCTGCCCGACGCGGTGGCCGCGTACGACCGGCTGCGCCGGCCCCGGGCGGCGACCATGGTCCGGCAGACCCGGCGGATGTCGGCGGTCCTGCGGGCCCGGGGCCGGCTGGCGCT
- the trpA gene encoding tryptophan synthase subunit alpha, with the protein MSRIGVAFEKARADGRAVLVGCMPAGFPTVEGSIAAMKAMVEAGVDVIEVEIPYSDPVMDGPVIQRASDIALAGGVRTRDTLRVVEAVAATGASVVTMTYWNPVEQYGVDAFARDLAAAGGTGLVTPDLIPEEAGEWLAASDAYGLDRTFLVSPSSTDARLKMTAEHCRGFVYATAIMGVTGARAQTSEAAPVLVSRARAVTDLPIGVGLGVGTGAQAGTVAGYADAVIVGSALVRCVLDAPDQAAGLAALRALSAELAEGVRNPVR; encoded by the coding sequence GTGAGCCGGATCGGCGTGGCGTTCGAAAAGGCCCGGGCGGACGGCCGGGCCGTGCTGGTCGGCTGCATGCCGGCCGGGTTCCCGACCGTCGAGGGCAGCATCGCCGCGATGAAGGCCATGGTCGAGGCGGGCGTGGACGTCATCGAGGTGGAGATTCCCTACTCCGACCCGGTGATGGACGGCCCGGTCATCCAGCGGGCCAGCGACATCGCCCTGGCCGGTGGGGTGCGCACCCGGGACACGCTGCGCGTCGTCGAGGCGGTGGCGGCGACCGGCGCCTCCGTGGTCACCATGACCTACTGGAACCCGGTCGAGCAGTACGGCGTAGACGCCTTCGCCCGCGACCTGGCCGCCGCCGGAGGCACCGGCCTGGTCACCCCGGACCTCATCCCCGAGGAGGCCGGCGAGTGGCTGGCCGCCTCCGACGCGTACGGGCTGGACCGCACGTTCCTGGTCTCCCCGTCGTCCACGGACGCACGGCTGAAGATGACGGCCGAGCACTGCCGCGGCTTCGTCTACGCGACCGCGATCATGGGGGTCACCGGGGCCCGGGCGCAGACCTCCGAGGCGGCGCCGGTCCTGGTCTCCCGGGCGCGGGCGGTCACCGACCTGCCGATCGGCGTGGGGCTGGGCGTGGGCACCGGCGCGCAGGCCGGCACGGTCGCCGGGTACGCCGACGCCGTCATCGTCGGCAGCGCGCTGGTCCGCTGCGTGCTCGACGCACCGGACCAGGCCGCCGGCCTGGCCGCCCTGCGCGCGCTGAGCGCCGAGCTCGCCGAGGGCGTACGCAATCCGGTCCGCTGA